The Podarcis muralis chromosome 10, rPodMur119.hap1.1, whole genome shotgun sequence genome includes a region encoding these proteins:
- the LOC144329033 gene encoding uncharacterized protein LOC144329033: MSTHSSHQRPPTGKIPFKGMECGKSVSNNGKLRRHQHNSTGEKPYKCMECGKSFSQSGHLNIHQRIHTGEKPFKCMECGKSFSQSGHLNIHQRTHTGEKPFKCMECGKSFSQRGHLNIHQRTHTEEKPYKCMKCGKSFSDNGKLRKHQRTHTGEKPFKCMECGKSFCFNANLRTHQWIHTGEKPYKCMECGKSFSDNGQLRKHQRTHTGEKPYKCMECGKSFSQSGHLNIHQRTHTGEKPFKCMECGKSFSQRGHLNIHQRTHTEEKPYKCMKCGKSFSDNGKLRKHQRTHTGEKPFKCMECGKSFCFNANLRTHQRIHTGEKPYKCMECGKSFSDNGQLRKHQRTHTGEKPYKCMECGKSFSLSGHLNIHQQTHTGEKPFKCMQCGKSFSDNGYLRTHQRTHTGEKPFKCMECGKCFSENGSLRTHQRTHTGEKPFKCMECGKCFSENGSLRTHQRTHTGEKPFKCMECGKSFSHNGNLRKHQRTHTGEKPYKCMECGKSFSRSGHLNIHKQTHTGEKPFKCMQCGKSFSDNGYLRTHQRTHTGEKPFKCMECGKCFSENGSLRTHQRTHTGEKPFKCMECGKCFSENGSLRTHQRTHTGEKPFKCMECGKSFSHNGNLRKHQRTHTGEKPYKCMECGKSFSRSGHLNIHKQTHTGEKPFKCMQCGKSFSDNGYLRTHQRTHTGEKPFKCMECGKCFSENGSLRTHQRTHTGEKPFKCMECGKCFSENGSLRTHQRTHTGEKPFKCMECGKCFSENGSLRTHQRTHTGERPFKCMECGKCFTENGSLRTHQRTHTGEKPYKCIECGRSFNDNGNLRGHQRTHTGEKPYKCMECGKSFSQSGHLRKHHLHQRTHTGEKPYKCMECGKSFSFNGNLRTHQWTHTGEKPHKCIECGKSFTDNGNLRTHQRIHTGEKPYKCLDCGKSFSQNGDLRKHQRTHTGEKPFKCMDCGKGFCQNGELKLHQRIHTGEKPYKCMECGKSFTQSGYLNKHQRIHTGEKPYKCMKCGKSFSFNGNLRTHQRTHTGEKPHTGEQPFKCMECGKSFSQNGNLKIHQQTHTGEKPYECMECGKSFHFTANLRTHQRTHTGEKPFKCMECRKSFSQIAHLRTHQRTHTGEKPFKCMECGKSFSQIAHLRTHQRTHTGEKPFKCMECGKSFSQIGNLKLHQRTHTGEKPYKCMECGKNFRFSGTLRTHEETHISKKRFKCIDCGKCFSQSAHLRTHQRIHTGEKPFKCMECGKTFSDSSRLHLHRRTHTGEKPFKCIQCGKSFSQNGDLSRHQQTHTGEKPFKCLECGKNFSFNTTLRTHQRTHTGEKPFKCMECGKSFSQIGNLKTHQRTHTGEKPCECMVCGKSFSQIGNLRIHQQTHTGEKPFKCIVCGKSFSFNANLRTHQRTHTGEKPFQCMECGKSFHFNASLRTHQRTHRGEKPFKCMECGKSFSQTAHLRTHQRTHTGEKPYKCMECGKSFSQSGHLNMHQRTHTGERSF, encoded by the exons atgagcacacatagttcacatcaacgACCTCCAACAGGGAAGATaccatttaaaggtatggagtgcggaaagagtgTTAGCaataatggaaaacttagaagacatcaacataatagcacaggggagaaaccatataaatgtatggagtgtggaaagagcttcagtcagagtggacacctcaatatacatcaacggattcacacaggggagaaaccatttaaatgtatggagtgtggaaagagcttcagtcagagtggacacctcaatatacatcaacggactcacacaggggagaaaccatttaaatgtatggagtgtggaaagagcttcagtcagagaggacacctcaatatacatcaacggactcacacagaggagaaaccatataaatgtatgaagtgtggaaaaagctttagtgataatggaaaactTAGGAAACATCAACGAACacacaccggggagaaaccatttaaatgtatggagtgtggaaagagcttctgtttcaatgcaaaccttagaacacatcaatggattcacacaggggagaaaccatataaatgtatggagtgcggaaagagctttagtgataatggacaacttagaaaacatcaacggactcacacaggggagaaaccatataaatgtatggaatgtggaaaaagtttcagtcagagtggacacctcaatatacatcaacggactcacacaggggagaaaccatttaaatgtatggagtgtggaaagagcttcagtcagagaggacacctcaatatacatcaacggactcacacagaggagaaaccatataaatgtatgaagtgtggaaaaagctttagtgataatggaaaactTAGGAAACATCAACGAACacacaccggggagaaaccatttaaatgtatggagtgtggaaagagcttctgtttcaatgcaaaccttagaacacatcaacggattcacacaggggagaaaccatataaatgtatggagtgcggaaagagctttagtgataatggacaacttagaaaacatcaacggactcacacaggggagaaaccatataaatgtatggaatgtggaaaaagtttCAGTctgagtggacacctcaatatacatcaacagacacacacaggagagaaaccatttaaatgtatgcagtgtggaaagagctttagtgataatggataccttagaacacatcaacggactcacaccggggagaaaccatttaaatgtatggagtgtggaaagtgcttcagtgagaatggaagccttagaacacatcaacggactcacacaggggagaaaccatttaaatgtatggagtgtggaaagtgcttcagtgagaatggaagccttagaacacatcaacggactcacacaggggagaaaccatttaaatgtatggagtgtggaaagagctttagtcataatggaaatcttagaaaacatcaacggactcacacaggggagaaaccatataaatgtatggaatgtggaaagagtttcagtcggagtggacacctcaatatacataaacagacacacacaggagagaaaccatttaaatgtatgcagtgtggaaagagctttagtgataatggataccttagaacacatcaacggactcacacaggggagaaaccatttaaatgtatggagtgtggaaagtgcttcagtgagaatggaagccttagaacacatcaacggactcacacaggggagaaaccatttaaatgtatggagtgtggaaagtgcttcagtgagaatggaagccttagaacacatcaacggactcacacaggggagaaaccatttaaatgtatggagtgtggaaagagctttagtcataatggaaatcttagaaaacatcaacggactcacacaggggagaaaccatataaatgtatggaatgtggaaagagtttcagtcggagtggacacctcaatatacataaacagacacacacaggagagaaaccatttaaatgtatgcagtgtggaaagagctttagtgataatggataccttagaacacatcaacggactcacacaggggagaaaccatttaaatgtatggagtgtggaaagtgcttcagtgagaatggaagccttagaacacatcaacggactcacacaggggagaaaccatttaaatgtatggagtgtggaaagtgcttcagtgagaatggaagccttagaacacatcaacggactcacacaggggagaaaccatttaaatgtatggagtgtggaaagtgcttcagtgagaatggaagccttagaacacatcaacggactcacaccggGGAgagaccatttaaatgtatggagtgtggaaagtgcttcactgagaatggaagccttagaacacatcaacggactcacacaggggagaaaccatataaatgtatagagtgtggaaggagctttaatgataatggaaaccttagaggacatcaacggactcacacaggggagaaaccatataaatgtatggagtgtggaaagagcttcagtcagagtggacaccttagaaaacatca TTTACAtcagcggactcacacaggggagaaaccatataaatgtatggagtgtggaaagagcttcagtttcaatggaaaccttagaacacatcaatggactcacacaggggagaaaccacataaatgtatagagtgtggaaagagctttactgataatggaaaccttagaacacatcaacggattcacacaggggagaaaccatataaatgtctggattgtggaaagagcttcagtcagaatggagacctcagaaaacatcaacggactcacacaggggagaaaccatttaaatgtatggactgTGGAAAAGGTTTCTGTCAGAATGGAGagcttaaattacaccagcggattcacacaggggagaaaccatataaatgtatggagtgcggaaagagcttcactcagagtGGATACCTCAAtaaacatcaacggattcacacaggggagaaaccatataaatgtatgaagtgcggaaagagcttcagtttcaatggaaaccttagaacacatcaacggactcatacaggggagaaacc GCACACAGGGGAAcaaccttttaaatgcatggagtgtggaaagagcttcagtcagaatggaaaccttaaaatacatcaacagactcacacaggtgaaaaaccatatgaatgtatggagtgtggaaaaagctttcatttcactgcaaaccttagaacacatcaacggactcacacaggggagaaaccatttaaatgcatggagtgtagaaagagcttcagtcaaattgcgcaccttagaacacatcaacggactcacacaggagagaaaccatttaaatgcatggagtgtggaaagagcttcagtcaaattgcgcaccttagaacacatcaacggactcacacaggagagaaaccatttaaatgcatggagtgtggaaagagcttcagtcagattggaaaccttaaattacaccaacggactcacacgggtgaaaaaccatataaatgtatggagtgtggaaagaattTCAGATTTAGTGGAACCCTTAGAACACATGAAGAGACTCACATAAGTAAAAAACGATTTAAATGCATAGATTGTGGAAAGTGTTTCAGTCAGAGTGcacaccttagaacacatcaacggattcacacaggggagaaaccattcaaatgtatggagtgcggaaagaccTTCAGTGACAGTTCAAGACTCCATTTACATCGACGAacgcacacaggggagaaaccatttaaatgtattcagtgtggaaagagtttcagtcagaatggagacctcagtagacatcaacagactcacacaggggagaaaccatttaaatgcctggaatgCGGAAAGAACTTCAGTTTCAATACaacccttagaacacatcaacggactcacacaggggagaaaccatttaaatgtatggagtgcggaaagagcttcagtcagattggAAACCTTAAAacccatcaacggactcacacaggggagaaaccatgtgaatgtatggtgtgtggaaagagcttcagtcagattggaaaccttagaatacatcaacagactcacactggggagaagccatttaaatgtatagtgtgtgggaaaagcttcagtttcaatgcaaaccttagaacacaccaacggactcacacaggagagaaaccatttcaatgtatggaatgcggaaagagcttccatTTCAATGCatcccttagaacacatcaacgaactcatagaggggagaaaccatttaaatgcatggagtgcggaaagagcttcagtcaaactgcacaccttagaacacatcaacggactcacacaggggagaaaccatataaatgtatggagtgcggaaagagcttcagtcagagtggacacctcaatatgcATCAACGGACGCATACAGGGGAGAGATCATTTTAA